In Shewanella sp. MR-4, the genomic stretch GCCAGCGATCGCTGGCGTTTTTTTATAAAGCTAATTCTGCAGAAAAACTTATTTCTTCAGGACAGAGTCAGAAGTACGACCATCGTCGTGGCAGCTTTCACAGGTAGGCTTTTGACCTACGTTCATATCGTGCGGTGCGTGACAGTCAGCACACACTAAGTTGCCATCGTGTGGCTTATGCACTGCGTCCATTTCAGCCAAAGAGCCGTGGCAGCTTTGACATTGTTCAAATTCGAAAGCACCATCAGCAGAAGGCGTACCATCCTTATGACAGCTTTCACAACCACCTGACTCAGCATGGAAGTCTGATAATTTTTGATCCGCGGCAAATGCGGTTGGTGACAGCGCCAGCGCTGCAAGACTTGCCCCGAAAAGCGCACTTAATAGTTTTTTGCTCACAATTGTATCCTCCAATGGCGATTGACAGTGGAAATTCTTGTCAGGGTGACTTCCATCTCGCAACCAATGTAAATAGCACGACTCGATTTAACTTAGCTAAGGATTGAGCAATAAGCAACCCAATCTTAATGCAAAGTAACTTTATCAATATACCAAGGGGTAAAATGTGCGCTGCATCATGTAACCACATGCTTATATAAGAGTTTTACATTGACTTAACCTATCGCTCACAACTAAAAACGGCCCTAGCCTAATCCGTAGAAAAAGAAAAGCCCCAATAAAAAAAGGAGACGCTAGGTCTCCTTTTTTGATCTGCGCTTACGACTACCTAGTCAGATTACCCCACGAGAGCATCGGCATAACCCATGCGGGTTAAGGTCGTGCGGACTAAATCGAGGGTCTGCGGATCTTCAATGGTCGCTGGCGCCGTATATTGCTGATTATCGGCAATTTTACGCATAGTGCCGCGCAGGATTTTACCCGAGCGGGTTTTTGGCAGCTTTTGAATCGCACTCACCAACCTAAAGGACGCGACGGGACCAATTTCTTGGCGAACGAGGGCAATTAACTGCTTATGCAGCTCCTCGTCCGTAATGGTCACGCCCTTTTTCAGCACCACTAAGCCCAAGGGCACTTGGCCTTTGAGTTTATCGTCGACACCAATCACGGCCGCTTCGGCCACATCGGGATGCTGACACAAAACCTCTTCAAACCGCCCGGTGGAGAGTCGATGGCCCGCTACGTTAATAATGTCATCGATACGGCTCATGATATACAGATAACCATCTTCATCCATATAACCCGCATCCCCAGTGAGGTAATAACCTGGGTACATAGATAAGTAACTATCTTGATAGCGTTTATTATTTTGCCAGAGTGTAGTGAGCGTGCCCGGTGGCAGCGGCAATTTGATGACCACATTACCAGAGACATTCGCCGCCACTTTGGCGCCCATCTCATCGACCACATCGACCTCATATCCTGGGACGGGTCGACCGGGCGATCCCGCTTTAACGGCAATCGGTGCCACACCCATCAGGTTTGCCGCCACTGGCCAGCCCGTTTCAGTTTGCCACCAATGGTCGATAACCGGTTTATTCAGTTTGGCTTCGGCCCAATGTAAGGTATCGGGATCACAGCGCTCCCCAGCCAAAAAGACATTCTTCAAGCAGCTTAAATCGACACCTTGGATAAATTCGCCGTCGGGATCTTCGCGCTTAATGGCGCGGATCGCCGTGGGCGCGGTGAAAAAGCTTTTGACTCGATACTTTGCAATTGTGCGCCAAAAGGCACCTGGGTCTGGCGTACCTACGGGTTTACCTTCATATAACAAGGTCGTCGCCCCGACAAGTAGCGGACCATAGACAATATAGGAGTGTCCCACCACCCAGCCCACATCCGATGCCGCCCAAAATACATCCCCTTGGGCAATATCGTAAATATTGGCCATGGACCAAGCCAATGCCACCGCATGGCCGCCATTATCCCGCACCACGCCTTTGGGTTGACCCGTGGTCCCCGAGGTATAAAGCACATACAGGGGATCGGTGGCTTTCACCGTCACACAATCGGCATTGTTGCTAGCGCTTAAGGCTGTTTGCCAGTCCTTATCGCGCCCCGCTTGCATCTGCGCCTCATATTGGGGGCGATTTAAAATCAAGCAATGCTCAACCTTGTGCGTTGCTTCATTTAATGCTTTATCTAGTAAGGGTTTATAGGGCACAACGCCTGAAGGCTCAATCCCGCAGGAGGCAGACATCACCAATTTTGGTTTGGCATCATTGATACGGGTCGCCAGCTCATTGGCCGCAAAGCCACCGAAGACCACCGAATGAATAGCGCCAATTCGCGCGCAGGCAAGCATCGCATAGGCGGTCTCGGGCACCATGGGCATGTAGATGACCACGCGGTCTCCCTTAGTCACGCCAACGCTTTGCAAATAGCCCGCAAGCCTTGCCACTTGGGCCAGTAACTCACGGTAAGTAATGCTGTATTCGGTTTCAGTCACAGGGCTAACATAATGAAGAGCAATCTGATCACCGCGCCCCGCCAAAACATGCCTATCCACCGCGTTGTAGCAAGTGTTTAACTCGCCATCGCTAAACCAGTGATAAAACGGTGCCTCGCTTTCATCTAATATTTGTTTGCTCGGCGTAACCCAGTCTAAGGCCTTGGCCGCTTGTTGCCAAAATGCCTGTTTATTCGCAATAGATGTCTGATGTAATTGTTGTCCAACATCTGTCATAAGGCCTCCCATCATGACACTCACCCATGTCACCACAGATGAAACTCTCCCCTTCCTTCCCTCAGGGATTATGACCTGCCCAGCGCTATTCCCCCATTAGACTAAGGGATATAACCGCTAAAATTGTTAAACATGTTGGATAATTGTACATCTCGCTTGCTGTGCGAAATGATTCAACATAGTCTTATGTCTTTAATGGTTTTTTTCATGGAAAGAAATACTCATTATGATGCGCTTCAAACAATTCAAACCTGCCTTACTCCTGATCCTCAGTCTCGTTAGCGCGAGCAGCTTTGCATCAACCCAACAGCTAGAGACTTTACTCGAACCCTTATCTATCGGTGAGCGAGCCAAAGTCGACAACACTCAGGTCATTAGTGCCAAGTTGCTGTCGAGGGTCTACCAAGTGCGTCAATACCAGCCGCTCTGGCAAGACAGAGACTACGCGGGCACAATGCTCGATGTGATAAAAAGTGCCGATGATGAAGGATTGTCGAAGGAAGATTATCACTACTCCAAGTTAGTCGAACTTTACCAACAGCTCAGTGCCTCGAGTTGGCAGGATGAATACCGCAGTAACATATTTGAAGTGCTGCTAAGCGATGGGATCATCACCTACGCCATTCATTTACTGAATGGCAAAGTGAACCCCAGTATGCTCGGCAAAACTTGGAACTATGATGAAACCCATCTGGATTTCGACACCACATTAAAGCAGCTCGAAGAACACATTAAAGCCCATACCGTGGCTGACGCTATTGCAGGCTTAGCGCCTAAGATTGCGCCCTATCAACAGCTTAAACAGTATCTAGCCCAGTACAAAGACTTGGTGACGCGTTATCCTTTTAGCCCCATTCCCTATACGGAAGTCATCAAACCGGGCAGTACTTCCCCCTCGGTACAAGGCATTGCCACACGGCTAACAGAGTTAGGTTACTTAGCTGCAAGTGCGCCAGCGGACAATAGCGCCGCCGTGAACCAGCCCTTAACGTACGACAGCACACTTGAAGCCGCGGTGCGTCAATTCCAAACCGACCATAGTCTTAAAGCCGATGGCGTGATTGGTGCGGGCACAATGGCGGCGCTCAATGTGCCCTACTCGCAACGGGTCGAACAGATCCGTATTAACCTCGAGCGTGCCCGTTGGTTATCGGCAAACTTGCCCGCCAATTACCTTATCGTCAATTTAGCAGGTTACGAGCTGTTACTCTTTAAAGACAACAGCTTAAGCTGGCGAACCGACATTATCATCGGCAAAATTAACGCTAAAACGCCGCTGTTTAAATCCAAGTTAAAATACGTGGTCGTTAATCCGACTTGGACTGTGCCCCGCAGCATTTCCACAGAGATCATCAATCACTTACGTAAAGATCCCGATTATTTACAGAAGAAACACTTTAAAGTGGTCGAAGGCTCAGGCACGCCCGTGGATGCAAGCGGCATCGATTGGCACAGCATGACGCGCAAGAACTTCCCCTACTGGTTTGTGCAAGAACCGGGTGAGGATAACTCCCTTGGGGTAGTCAAGTTTATCTTCCCTAACCAATACTCGATTTATCTGCATGATACGCCAGCTAAAAGTCTGTTTGAACAAACGGATAGGGCCTTCAGTCATGGCTGTATTCGAGTCAAAGATCCACTCGTGCTGGCGGAT encodes the following:
- a CDS encoding propionyl-CoA synthetase, with the translated sequence MTDVGQQLHQTSIANKQAFWQQAAKALDWVTPSKQILDESEAPFYHWFSDGELNTCYNAVDRHVLAGRGDQIALHYVSPVTETEYSITYRELLAQVARLAGYLQSVGVTKGDRVVIYMPMVPETAYAMLACARIGAIHSVVFGGFAANELATRINDAKPKLVMSASCGIEPSGVVPYKPLLDKALNEATHKVEHCLILNRPQYEAQMQAGRDKDWQTALSASNNADCVTVKATDPLYVLYTSGTTGQPKGVVRDNGGHAVALAWSMANIYDIAQGDVFWAASDVGWVVGHSYIVYGPLLVGATTLLYEGKPVGTPDPGAFWRTIAKYRVKSFFTAPTAIRAIKREDPDGEFIQGVDLSCLKNVFLAGERCDPDTLHWAEAKLNKPVIDHWWQTETGWPVAANLMGVAPIAVKAGSPGRPVPGYEVDVVDEMGAKVAANVSGNVVIKLPLPPGTLTTLWQNNKRYQDSYLSMYPGYYLTGDAGYMDEDGYLYIMSRIDDIINVAGHRLSTGRFEEVLCQHPDVAEAAVIGVDDKLKGQVPLGLVVLKKGVTITDEELHKQLIALVRQEIGPVASFRLVSAIQKLPKTRSGKILRGTMRKIADNQQYTAPATIEDPQTLDLVRTTLTRMGYADALVG
- the cctA gene encoding tetraheme c-type cytochrome CctA encodes the protein MSKKLLSALFGASLAALALSPTAFAADQKLSDFHAESGGCESCHKDGTPSADGAFEFEQCQSCHGSLAEMDAVHKPHDGNLVCADCHAPHDMNVGQKPTCESCHDDGRTSDSVLKK
- a CDS encoding L,D-transpeptidase family protein — translated: MMRFKQFKPALLLILSLVSASSFASTQQLETLLEPLSIGERAKVDNTQVISAKLLSRVYQVRQYQPLWQDRDYAGTMLDVIKSADDEGLSKEDYHYSKLVELYQQLSASSWQDEYRSNIFEVLLSDGIITYAIHLLNGKVNPSMLGKTWNYDETHLDFDTTLKQLEEHIKAHTVADAIAGLAPKIAPYQQLKQYLAQYKDLVTRYPFSPIPYTEVIKPGSTSPSVQGIATRLTELGYLAASAPADNSAAVNQPLTYDSTLEAAVRQFQTDHSLKADGVIGAGTMAALNVPYSQRVEQIRINLERARWLSANLPANYLIVNLAGYELLLFKDNSLSWRTDIIIGKINAKTPLFKSKLKYVVVNPTWTVPRSISTEIINHLRKDPDYLQKKHFKVVEGSGTPVDASGIDWHSMTRKNFPYWFVQEPGEDNSLGVVKFIFPNQYSIYLHDTPAKSLFEQTDRAFSHGCIRVKDPLVLADKLLSANANWSSNTLSSKLSEGKTENLFLDEPLDILIMYWTVTLKDGKIKFYNDVYKRDPVLIEALNRPTYEGVLADDGLLNTME